In Miscanthus floridulus cultivar M001 chromosome 5, ASM1932011v1, whole genome shotgun sequence, one genomic interval encodes:
- the LOC136454088 gene encoding membrane protein PM19L-like, whose translation MALLSLEALGRRNVAGPLLLLNLALYVSMTGFASWALNSFVDDIGDQEYYPPADDACMCTGMPAGAAPRSAGDEATLHFIQFALLAAVLGSAAKAAAAFHARASWRPQGLAAAAALGTVAWAATALALGLACKEMRAAAAAARGWQMRALEAITATLAVTQLAYVLLLHRAAAADSDVDADAAAGDQCEPGCSAATEGEDVDCQHAQQQHGHHHHRQGGGPSCSVM comes from the exons ATGGCGTTGCTGTCGCTGGAGGCGTTGGGGAGGAGGAACGTGGCCGGCCCGCTGCTGCTGCTCAATCTCGCCCTCTACGTGTCCATGACGGGGTTCGCGAGCTGGGCGCTCAACAGCTTCGTCGACGACATAGGCGATCAGGAATACTACCCACCTGCAG ACGACGCGTGCATGTGCACGGGCATGCCTGCAGGAGCGGCGCCGCGCAGCGCCGGCGACGAGGCGACGCTCCACTTCATCCAGTTCGCGCTGCTGGCGGCCGTGCTCGGCAGCGCAGCCAAGGCCGCGGCGGCGTTCCACGCGCGCGCGTCGTGGCGGCCGCAGGGCCTCGCGGCCGCCGCGGCGCTGGGCACCGTCGCGTGGGCGGCCACCGCGCTCGCCCTCGGCCTCGCGTGCAAGGAGATGCGGGCCGCCGCAGCCGCGGCGCGCGGGTGGCAGATGCGCGCGCTGGAGGCGATCACCGCGACGCTGGCCGTCACGCAGCTGGCGTACGTGCTGCTGCtgcaccgcgccgccgccgccgactccgacgtcgacgccgacgccgccgccggcgaccaGTGCGAGCCTGGCTGCTCCGCCGCCACCGAGGGTGAAGACGTTGACTGCCAGCACGCGCAGCAGCAgcatggccaccaccaccacaggcAGGGCGGCGGGCCCTCGTGCAGTGTCATGTGA